Proteins from a genomic interval of Dissulfurirhabdus thermomarina:
- a CDS encoding sensor histidine kinase, with the protein MKQGTRKSGSAKMRPRARLIGLIGDELISDEPVALVELVKNAYDADATRVEVRFEGSDPERPERIVVVDNGTGMDLDTVLTAWFEPGTVVKRKQERSPGGRLYQGAKGIGRFAAARLAESLMLESKTEGADEGVFVLLEWGRFDDESYLDEITIDYELHPLPDLERGTRLTLEKLRKVWEKEDYEELHARLSRLISPFNDVTDFNIFLDIPAHPEFSGEVQPPELILKPRYLLKGTVDEKGFFTGELQVDGKRHRKFPGHKLGERDSEPVCGPFEVEIRAWDRDREGLEPISERLGMGIREIRRTLDTYCGVSIYRDGFRVYPYGQKGNDWLNLDIRSRLNPVKNLANNQVIAAVRISREHNPELRDRSTREGMVMNTAHAALEEWFKEVLSLLEEERYRLRPRKERIERTDPLFEAFELRETVQRARSELGKDHPVTRLITEAEQQIKAGVERVQEVYSRLLMSAGLGHMVDIVIHEIGAPLGKINRQLAVLEKDLERLLDNEGRKKITPRLESIKGWLEQIHNLRQRLEPQTPAKRGRATTFNVRDEIEDNFRLYEALLQKQGIRYEIIAPRTPVRVKMSRACLGQIVANMIDNSIFWLVRDKGAGRGGHIQARLETLEHGFRLLFSDDGPGVPEEDRSRIFEPYFSRKPNGMGLGLYIARLVIEPYGKLVYRDDCGLPGACFEATFERRVGR; encoded by the coding sequence ATGAAACAGGGAACAAGAAAAAGCGGTTCGGCGAAGATGCGTCCCAGGGCCCGATTGATCGGGCTGATCGGGGACGAACTCATCAGCGACGAACCCGTCGCTCTCGTCGAACTTGTGAAGAACGCGTACGATGCCGACGCGACCCGTGTCGAGGTGCGTTTCGAGGGAAGCGACCCCGAGCGACCCGAGAGGATCGTGGTCGTAGACAACGGGACAGGGATGGATCTGGACACGGTTCTTACGGCGTGGTTCGAACCCGGAACAGTGGTAAAGCGGAAACAGGAAAGGTCACCGGGAGGACGACTCTATCAGGGCGCCAAAGGTATCGGGCGTTTCGCCGCAGCCCGGCTGGCAGAATCCCTGATGCTCGAGAGCAAGACGGAAGGCGCCGACGAGGGTGTTTTCGTCCTGCTCGAGTGGGGGCGGTTCGATGACGAGAGCTACCTCGATGAGATTACCATCGATTACGAACTGCATCCGCTTCCCGATCTGGAACGGGGAACCCGCCTGACCCTCGAAAAACTGCGGAAGGTCTGGGAAAAGGAGGATTACGAGGAGCTGCATGCCAGACTCTCCCGGCTCATTTCGCCATTCAACGATGTAACCGATTTCAACATTTTCCTGGACATCCCGGCACATCCCGAGTTCTCCGGTGAAGTCCAGCCTCCCGAGCTCATCCTGAAACCCAGGTACCTTCTCAAAGGAACGGTCGACGAGAAGGGCTTCTTCACGGGCGAGCTGCAGGTCGACGGCAAGCGGCACAGGAAGTTCCCGGGGCACAAGCTTGGCGAGAGGGATTCGGAACCGGTATGCGGTCCCTTCGAGGTCGAGATAAGGGCCTGGGACCGCGACCGGGAAGGCCTCGAGCCCATAAGCGAGCGGCTGGGCATGGGGATACGGGAGATCCGGCGTACGCTGGATACGTACTGCGGCGTGAGCATCTACCGCGACGGGTTCCGGGTCTATCCGTACGGGCAGAAAGGAAACGACTGGCTCAACCTGGATATCCGCAGCCGGCTGAACCCCGTCAAGAACCTTGCCAACAACCAGGTCATCGCCGCCGTGCGGATCTCCCGCGAGCACAACCCGGAACTGCGCGACAGGAGCACGCGCGAAGGGATGGTAATGAACACCGCCCACGCGGCCCTGGAGGAATGGTTCAAGGAAGTACTGTCCCTGCTGGAAGAGGAACGATATCGCCTGCGGCCGAGGAAAGAACGGATCGAGCGCACCGATCCCCTGTTCGAGGCCTTCGAGCTCAGGGAGACGGTCCAGCGCGCACGGAGCGAGCTCGGGAAGGACCACCCGGTAACTCGCCTGATCACGGAAGCCGAGCAACAGATCAAGGCAGGCGTCGAGAGGGTCCAGGAAGTCTACTCACGCCTGTTGATGTCTGCCGGTCTGGGTCACATGGTCGATATCGTGATCCACGAAATCGGGGCTCCGCTCGGGAAAATCAACAGGCAGCTTGCAGTGCTGGAAAAGGACCTGGAGAGGCTGCTCGACAATGAGGGCAGGAAGAAAATCACCCCCCGGCTCGAATCCATCAAAGGATGGCTGGAACAGATCCACAATCTCCGCCAGCGGCTGGAACCGCAAACGCCCGCCAAACGGGGACGCGCAACGACATTCAACGTGCGGGACGAGATAGAAGACAACTTCCGCCTTTACGAAGCTCTCCTCCAGAAACAGGGGATCAGGTACGAGATCATCGCCCCGCGAACGCCCGTCCGCGTCAAGATGTCACGCGCATGCCTCGGCCAGATCGTGGCCAACATGATCGACAACAGCATTTTCTGGCTCGTACGCGACAAAGGGGCCGGCCGCGGGGGGCATATCCAGGCCAGGCTGGAAACACTGGAGCATGGATTCCGGCTGCTGTTCTCGGACGACGGTCCGGGAGTGCCGGAGGAGGACCGCTCGAGGATTTTCGAACCGTACTTCAGCAGGAAACCGAACGGCATGGGGCTCGGCTTGTACATTGCCAGACTGGTTATCGAACCCTACGGGAAACTGGTGTACCGCGATGACTGCGGCCTCCCGGGGGCATGCTTCGAGGCAACATTCGAGCGGAGGGTCGGACGATGA
- a CDS encoding response regulator, with protein sequence MTDHCITLHILLVEDDKENLDLLLETLPDSLGEYGLEWEPCSDFAEAMKRVETRRYDMIVTDIYRDRPGHKKGIEIEDEKAGDIISGIRSKRFCPIVAFTDGSAPQSFKEGPFVKLADKSRGNKDIVAKLEELLTTGIPGIARRLHDDLDRASGSYLWDFLEGNWDRLIGNGLAEPSVLERLVRRRAAMQIGRLDPVADDPAEVETVEGVEYYIHPPVSDELRLGEILRHKGDGSFRVVLTPHCHLAIQPGKEEPRAEYILTVKTVPAKELLKTYPPQGSSEEKKLKSLGRMMQSPVRDNRLQPEGRYWFLPGFLDMPDLYCDFLQLESVPYKDALDRHERFAVLDTPFAEAFQSCFTRFYSAVGLPGLDPARMKHLIEE encoded by the coding sequence ATGACGGATCACTGTATAACCCTCCACATCCTTCTCGTGGAAGATGACAAGGAGAACCTCGATCTCCTGCTGGAGACTCTGCCTGATTCCCTTGGCGAATATGGCCTCGAATGGGAACCTTGCAGCGACTTTGCCGAAGCGATGAAGCGTGTCGAGACGCGCCGGTACGATATGATCGTCACCGACATCTACAGGGACAGGCCCGGACACAAGAAGGGAATCGAAATAGAGGATGAAAAAGCGGGGGATATCATCTCCGGCATTCGCAGCAAACGGTTTTGTCCAATCGTAGCCTTTACCGATGGCTCCGCACCGCAGTCGTTCAAGGAAGGCCCGTTCGTCAAACTCGCGGACAAGAGCAGGGGTAACAAAGACATCGTTGCAAAGCTGGAGGAGCTATTGACCACTGGTATCCCTGGGATTGCCAGGAGGCTGCATGATGATCTTGATCGTGCAAGCGGGTCCTATCTCTGGGATTTCCTCGAAGGAAACTGGGACCGTTTGATCGGGAATGGTCTTGCCGAACCTTCTGTGCTGGAGCGGCTGGTCAGGCGACGTGCGGCCATGCAGATCGGACGGCTGGATCCAGTAGCTGATGACCCGGCGGAGGTCGAAACCGTCGAGGGCGTGGAATACTACATCCATCCACCGGTGTCGGACGAACTGCGGCTCGGCGAGATCCTGAGGCACAAGGGCGATGGATCGTTCCGGGTAGTTCTCACACCGCATTGTCATCTGGCGATCCAGCCGGGAAAGGAGGAGCCCCGTGCCGAATACATTCTGACCGTGAAAACCGTGCCAGCAAAAGAGTTGTTGAAAACATACCCTCCCCAGGGAAGCTCGGAGGAGAAGAAACTGAAATCCCTGGGAAGGATGATGCAATCCCCCGTGCGTGACAACAGATTGCAGCCCGAGGGGCGCTACTGGTTCCTTCCGGGATTCCTTGACATGCCCGATCTGTATTGCGACTTCCTTCAGCTTGAAAGCGTACCGTACAAGGATGCGCTTGATCGGCATGAGCGCTTCGCCGTACTGGACACTCCTTTCGCTGAGGCCTTCCAGTCCTGTTTCACAAGGTTCTACTCGGCAGTGGGACTGCCGGGGCTCGATCCAGCGAGGATGAAACACCTCATCGAGGAATGA
- the drmC gene encoding DISARM system phospholipase D-like protein DrmC, with translation MSSPGINGLRHLLAEFWSTDKGLIDKIASALGDGTLEPGTSPLVLRRIADSNAMLENRLALLLEEWSKAGGQEVIPGTCLALCLFAVAEGARLAKRKVPSVEMVWTGPVVPGSRARSTAEVIRGIIDRTRDHLLVVGYALTAKDLVRRFSEAAERGVRVTMVLHDDPANAKLMRETWPADAPAPRLLTWPTGDQHPMAKLHIKLVASDGQAMLLTSANLTWLGLSENMEMGVMVDGEVVGEFVRHFDALEKAGIIVEIDE, from the coding sequence ATGAGTTCCCCGGGAATCAACGGCCTCCGGCATTTGCTCGCCGAGTTCTGGTCGACGGATAAGGGCCTCATCGACAAGATCGCCTCCGCACTCGGTGACGGTACGCTCGAACCAGGAACAAGTCCTCTTGTCCTGCGACGCATTGCCGACTCGAACGCCATGCTCGAGAACAGGCTTGCCCTTCTTCTGGAGGAATGGAGCAAGGCCGGCGGGCAGGAGGTCATCCCGGGGACATGTCTCGCCCTCTGTCTTTTCGCCGTTGCCGAAGGTGCCCGCCTTGCGAAACGCAAAGTGCCGAGCGTCGAAATGGTCTGGACAGGTCCTGTAGTGCCGGGTTCAAGGGCACGTTCCACAGCGGAGGTCATCCGGGGGATCATCGACCGGACGCGCGACCATCTCCTGGTAGTTGGCTATGCGCTTACAGCGAAAGACTTGGTCAGGCGGTTCTCCGAGGCCGCGGAGAGAGGTGTCAGGGTCACCATGGTTCTGCATGATGATCCCGCCAACGCGAAGCTGATGCGGGAGACCTGGCCGGCGGACGCCCCGGCTCCGAGGCTGCTCACCTGGCCGACCGGGGATCAGCATCCGATGGCCAAGCTGCACATCAAACTCGTCGCTTCCGATGGCCAGGCCATGCTTCTTACCTCGGCCAATCTGACCTGGCTGGGACTCTCGGAGAACATGGAGATGGGCGTCATGGTTGACGGGGAAGTCGTAGGCGAGTTCGTTCGCCATTTTGATGCTCTCGAGAAGGCAGGGATAATCGTGGAGATCGATGAATGA